A stretch of DNA from Candidatus Bathyarchaeia archaeon:
GCCCCATTGGACGTTATGACCCTCCTATCCATGCCAGACCACCTGCGAAAGACGGCCATGACCGTTTGCAGGCTTGGGCGGGCAACAGCCGACGAGGTTGCCCAGCAGACTCGCAGAGCAAGGGCTGTGGAAAGCGCTTATCTGAACCAGCTTGTTATTATGGGGTATCTTAAGAAGGAGCGGAAGGGGCGGAAAGCCTACTTTTACGTTGAGAAGGAAAGTCAGGGGTGAAAGCCTTGGGCAAGATTGTAGCAATCCACTCCTACAAGGGTGGAACAGGGAAAACCCTACTTTCAATTAATTTGGCTGTCACTTTAGCTAAGCATGGCAAGAAGGTGTGCCTCCTAGACTTGGATTTTAGGGCGCCGAGCCTCGCCACCCTCCTAAATGTGGAGAAAGTCGATTATTGGCTTAACGACTACCTTAATGGAGTTTGCGAAATAGATAAAGTTCTAATAGATTTAAGCGAAAGAATAGCCAACCAAGGAAAATTTTTTGTTGGCTTGGCCAACCCGTCTGTGGAAGCTATTAGGGATATGTCCTCAAAGGATAGGAAGTGGGAAATGAGAGCCCTTGGAAGGCTGCTTTCCCTTAGAAATTCGCTTTTAAATGCCAAGGGCTTTGACTACATAGTTTTTGACACGAGTCCAGGCTTGCAGTACTCATCAATAAACGCCATTGTAAGCGCCGACGTCGTTATAGTGGCATCAACTCTTGACAACTCAGATGTTGAAGGAACAAGGCGAATGCTCCGGGACCTCTACGACCTATTTGAAAAGAAAACTGAAATTGTTCTAAACAAGATTTTGTATGACGACTCCCTAAGGTCTGGAAGGGAAAAATTGCAGGCTTTGGTCAAGGAAACCTACGAAGTCCCGCTTTTAGGGGTTATTCCATGCTTCTGCGACATTTCAAGGGCTGAGGGAAAAATAATCTTCGTTCATGAAAAGCCCGACCACCCCTTCACAAGGATACTGGACGAGATGGCAGCAAAAATAGATAGAATGTAAAGGGTAAAATCTAACGCGTCACAAGCTTATTCACTAATTGGTATACTTTGCAGTTTTTGCATTTTTCATATTCCTTCTCGTCGCATTGCCCACATATTATCTTATTCAACTCTTTGATTTCGGAATTCATTAAATCTAAACTCCATTCTCGATAAAATCTTGGCAAAATCTATGTATAGCCTATATTCCACTTTGGGAATATTCTAAAACTTTTTCAAAGATAAAGCTTATAGAATCCAAAAACATTTTCATATGCAACGAATCAAGAAGGAAAGCATTGACCATTGGATAATTCGGCAATAGTTTTAGCCGGAGGGGCTTCTAAAAGATTCGGCTATGATAAAGGGTTAGCTCCGCTGGCTGGCAAGCCCCTAATAATGCATGTTTTAGACGCCTTGGAAAACGTTGTCGATGAAAAAATAATTGTTGCAAGCTCAAAGGAGCAAGCCGAAAAGTTTGCAAAAATCCTAAAGCCAAACATTAAAATAGCCATTGACCAAAGCCCTCTCCAAAGCCCCCTTGTGGGTGCATTGACAGGCTTTAAAGAGGCTTGCAGCGAGTATGCACTTCTGCTTCCATGCGACACGCCACTGGTTTCAAGGGAGATCCTAGCACTTATTTTAGAGCTGTGCGTGGGCAAGAATGCTGTTATTCCCCGCTGGCCAAATGGTTACATGGAGCCTTTGCATGCGGCTTATCGTGTTAAGCCAGCTTTGGAGGCTGCAGAAGCCGCTTTGAAAGAGGGAAAAATGGACATGCGTTCCATGGTTGAGAAGCTTCGGAGCATACGTTACGTTTCAACCCTTGTCTTTCAGCAGTTTGACCCGCAGCTTAAAATGTTCTTTAATGTTAACACGCCTTTGGATTTGAAGAGGGCTGAGTCGATGCTTAAAGGCTAAACTTTGCCAATGGTTTTGGCGTAATCCTCTGTTGCTTGGAAGAGTTTTTCAATGTCGGCGTCTGTATGGGCTGCACTTATTGATCCAAAATGTGTTGGGAGGAAGAACACCCCCCTCGCAATTAGGTTTAGGTGGTATTCTGCAAGCCTCTTTCTATCTGCCTCGAAGGCATCTTTGGCATTCTTGATTTGTTTGCTTGTAAAGTGAGTGTTGAGAATGGAGCCTGCGCCAGAAACTTGGACATTTACGCCTTTAGCTTCAAATATTTCCCTTAACGTTTCTCTAACTCTTTCACCAGTCCTATTAAGCCTTGAAATTATGCTTCCATCTTCAAGGGCTTTTAATACCGCTAGTCCAGCTGCCATTGTGATGGGGTTTGCACAGAACGTTCCGCCATGAAATGAGAAGTTTGGGCGTTCGTATATGAGCGGGTTTAGGCGTTCCATTATTTCGCGTCTTCCACAAAAGGCGCCTACAGGGAAGCCTCCACCCAATATTTTTCCGAGAACTGTTATGTCTGGTAAAACACCATAATATTGTTGGGCTCCTCCTGGCGCGAGCCTAAACCCTGTAATCACTTCATCATAGATTAGGAGGATACCCTTTTCCTCGCAGATTTCCCTTAAGCCCTTAAGGAATTCCTTTTCCGCTGGGATGCATCCGCCGGCGCCTAAAACTGGTTCAACTATAATTGCTGCCACTAACTCTTTCTTGGCTTTTGTTTCCACGTCTTCTAGGTTATTGAAAACTGCCAGCACCGTGTCTTGCGTTGCGCCAGTCGTCAGTCCGGCTGATTCTGGAACATCGAAGGGGTATTTCACGCCCACGTGAAGCGCATCGTAGCCTCCGTGCCATCCCCCTTCAAATTTTATTATTTTGCTTTTGCCTGTGTAGGCTCTTGCTAGGCGTATAGCGTACATGTTAGCCTCTGTCCCAGAATTAGTGAAGCGCACCATCTCGGCGCTTGGAACCATCTTCACGACTTGTTCAGCGAGCGCCACCTCAAGCTCGTGGGATGTCCCAAAGTGGGTGCCATTTTCCACTTGCCTCTTAACAGCCTCCACAACTACTGATGGGCTGTGCCCCAGTATGTGGGCGCCATGCCCCATCCAGTAATCGACGTACCCGTTCCCATCAACATCGTAAAGCTTGCTCCCCTTGGCCCTTGCTGTATAGAACGGGTATGGCTCAAAAAAGCGAATTCCGTAAGAGACCCCTGCCGGAAGAACCTTTTTGGCGCGCTCGTATAAAGCCCTAGACTTCTGAGTTTTTGAAACATAACTCTCCAACATTCCCAAGACCCTTCTATAATGCCATCAAATTTTGAACCAGACCCTTATTATAGTTTCTACGACATCTTGAGGGTTATCATAAAAAAGCATAGAAAAATTTTTAAATATTCAGTAAAAGTTGTTATTTTTTGATTTTATTGCGTTAATTTCTTCAATTAAAATTTTTAAAAATGACGCAAATAATATAATCTTTGTGATTTTTTAGAGAAAAAATGTAAAAATTTAACTAAAATTTGTTTATTTTCAATTTCGAAAAATAAGAAGTGTAAAATTCTGCTTCAAAAATGATGTTAGCCGATTAACTCAACCGTGGTTCCGAGGGCTTGTCCAGGTAAGCCCTTTCTGAATCTCGCTCTAACCAGGCCCTTCTTGCCATGCAAAGCTACAATTTTACCTACAATCTTGTTGTTTTTGCCCGTTTTCCAAGCTACTTTTCGCCCGATAAGTCTGCTGGCTTCAGAAGCTGTTTTCGCGTTTGGGAACTGGATTATAAACTCCTTTGACCTTTGTGTTTTTGGTCCAACTCTGTAGTTGACGATAATCCCTTTAATTGGACTTGTCAAGGCTGAGCCCTCCCTTTCAAGGTATTTTTGGAAAATTATGTCAAAATTTTAAATCTGTTTCGCTTCTTAGCTTTAAGGATTGAAGTTTCCCCTGTCGCGTTTTAGTATGCGCACCTTTTCCGGAATTTTGTCCGCCTCCCAGTCCGCCCATTTTATCTCTTTAAATACCCATTTTTTGCCTAGGTGAGCTGCAACAACAGCATGTTTGTGCTCCTTGTCTAGTGGTATAAGTTCGTCGAGGAATCTGAAGAGCTTCTCTATTTGCTGTTTTGGAAAATACGCATAATAGCCAGCATTTTTAACTTCGAAAGCGTAGACGTGTAAGCCTTTTCTGGCTACAACGTCTGGCAGTGGGTTCAGGCTTGGGTTGCTGACGGGTATGCGGACAGCATTATAGCCGTTTTTCTGCAAAAGCTTGACAAGAACGTTTTCGCTGTAGAAGCCTCTCTTGCGCCATCTTCGAATAGCCTCCTTATCAACCTCTCTAACCATCGGCGGCTTCACTTCAAACAACAAAATATGGTGGGCGATAGGGTTAAAGCTGTTTCCCTAAAGCAAAACTAGAATTTTGGCTTTCTGCGGGTCTGAACTTGAACCTTTATGGTTGGCTTCTCAACTAAGCATTCTTTCAAATAGTCGTCTAGGGTGGCGGCTGGCACCACCTCAATTTTGTAGTCTCTTATGTCTATGGAGTGGTCGAAGTTTTTCTTTGGGATCACCACTTTTTTAAAGCCCCAAGCCTCGGCAGCCTTAATCTTCTCGTAGACGCCTCCAACAGCCGTCACTTGGATGGTGTCTCCTACGCCTAGGTTTATTTCACCTGTAACAGCCACATCTTGCCTTATGGGCTTACCTTCAATAAGCGAGCATAAGAGTATCGCCATTGTAACGCCTGCTGATGGTCCATCAACACCATAGGATTGAGCAAAGTCTATATGAGTCAAGTAGTCTTGGGCTATATCTATGCCATACTTTTGGAGGATGACGCTTCTAACTTTTGCTATACTGTCAGCTATGAAGCTCTGCCCTTTGGCGACACCGGTCACTTTATAATAGCCCTTAATCGGGTAGTTTCTTGGTAGTTCGCTGCGCTTAACCATGGTGGCCCTCACGCATAGCACACTGCCAGTCATCTCCCCACTGTATGGGTCTCGGACAACCGCCAAGCCGTAAATTTGCCCAAGCTTAACGCCCTCAGGTTTTATTTCTAGAAGTTTTCCCCTCTCGTTCATTTCGTGTTCGAGTATTTGCCTCTGGATGGTTTTGCAGTGGTTTTCTATGGCTTCTCGGACATGCCTTCTCTCAACAAGTTGGCATCCCTCATTCATGGCAAGAGTAGCCGCGGTCTTAATGATAGAAATTAGCGGTCTGAAACGTGTCGTTAAAGCATCCCTCTTGTTGCTTCGTCTCCGCCCTTCCTCAACTATTTCCTCGCATGCCTCTCTGCTGAAGGGGATAAGGTTGAAGCGTTTAACTTCTTGGGCTATGAACTGCACATATTTCCGCCTATTCTCAACAGTGTTTGGCATGTCATTATTCATCCTAACAACTTTGCCATAACCATAAATTCTGTCCATCAAAGCCGGGTGAATCTGGTTTATGCTGTCAAAGTTTCCAGCGCCCACAAGGAAGGTTAAGGCTGGGACGGGTTCAGTTGCGACAGCCATGGCTGCTGTGTCTCCGCCGTGCCAACGCCCCCTAATGGTTATTGGCAACTGTCCATCTTCAAGAACCGTTAGTAGCGTCACTGCCTCATCTGGGTCCAAGTTCTTAATCTCGTCAATGTATAGTATGCCAAGCGAGGCTCTGTGAACGTCTCCGGCTGTAACCCTCTGATGTTCCGGAGTACCCAAACCGCCAGTCTGGTATGGGTCCCAAGCTATCGAGCCGAAAAGCTGGGCGCTCCTGTGACCAGTGGCATCAACAAATGGCGCATGCCCCGAGCTATTATCAACTATGAGTTTTGGTATGTCGCTTTGCTGGGCTCCACCTATGCCCTTTAAGGCTCCTAAGCCTCCAATCCTCGAAAACCACCATATGAAGACGCCGAAGAATATGAGGCTTCCACCAGGAATAAACGTTAAAGGAACAACGCTCACAATCCTCCCTATAAAGTAATCCGTAAAATTGTAGTCATAATATTCCTGCAGGGGTTCGCCTAAATACATCGGATTCTCGTTCCACATTTGCCAAGCCTGATACATGAAATAGAAGCCTAAACCAATCAAAAATAATCCCATAATTATTAGGAATATTTGTAGGGCTTTCAAGCCAACCTTTGTGACAAACTTCCTCTTAAGCTCCTTCAACTGCTCCTTCCGGAGTATCTTTTTTCCTTCCCCAGCCGGATGTATAGAAATTCTAGGCTGGCTTGGCAAAACTGGGTTTTTCCAACATAAAATGTCAAAAAGCTTTATGCCCCTCTCTTTGTAAATTTGGGTTAACTTCTCAGCTAAAGCCCTTCCAATGAGGGACTTGCCAGTTCCCGGATCGCCGAGAAGAAGCAGATATGGTCCTGGACTTATGGCTGTTTTCGCAGAGGGTTTGGGCTTTTCTGGGCTGCTCCAGTTCTCATACCATTTGGTTTTCTCCAACCACTTCAGCTTATGAACCCACTCGTCTAAGCACAAAAAGCACTCGTTTAGGGCTTGGTCCTGCCCAATAACCCAGTTTATCAGGTTGTCGTCTACCGGAAAGCCTTCGGTGCTCTCAAAGTTTCCCCAGTCCCACTTAACCCTAACCTTTCTACCATTAACGGTCCTCTCAAGTATTTCAACATCATTCCCAAAATAGTCCATAGACAACCATTACACCCCTTAGACTTGCCAGTTTCCTTCCCCAACCTCAACAAAACCATCTCCACCGAATAATTATAGGGTTATTTCAGAAATGGCAATATGAAAAAACCAATAACATCAACAATAATAGCTGCTAAAAATTCGACAAGCGAAAAACCTCTTTCAAAAATAAAGGCTGAAAAAAGCCTCATTTTACAACAAGAAGCAAAATGGTGAGTCGAAGATTAATGGATAAGTCAATGTGCATAGAAGCCTCTGCCCTAGCACGTTAAGGCTCAAAATGAAAAGCCATTTTTAAACCCAAAATTGTAAAAGAAGCCTTTTAATCGCTTTTCAACTCCGCCATTAAACCAAACTCATGGACTTCGCCGTTGCTTCCTAAAGAAACCGACGAAAATCTCCATGCCAAGCAGAAACCCATTAAACTTCGAAAGACTTCGAGGTTTCCAAGCACAAAGAGATGTTGACAAGCGAGCTTTTAAAAAAGGAGTGAATGTTAAGCCTCGTCCTGTTCGACGCTGCTCAAATGTTTTTGTTGTGGGCAAAGAGGTTTTAGGCTGTTCACTTGGTTGATGCTTTTGTATACGACAGCACCAGTTTTCGCTACTGCTAATTTTTCACCAAGGCTTTTGGTTTGGGAAAGTTGTGCTGGTGAAGAGGCTTTTTCTGGGCTTTTCCGCCATGGATGTGGCAAGTTGTTTTATCTGGTGTAGGCTAAGTGCTTAATGTTTTTGAGTTTTATGGATTTTCCTTTTACTTCTAGGTTGCAATAGTTATATTGGTATTACTTTAAGATTTTACATATCACCAGAGACTTCCGAAGGCTTCGTCGTATACAAAAGCATCGACAAAACTTCAAGTTTTAACCTTTTGAAAAAGGTTATGTGCCTTCAACGCCATTTTAAGCTTATGAAAACTGGAGAAGTTATCCGGGAGTTTGTTGCCAAAGATGGACGCAAAGTAATCCTTAGAACCCTCAAGTGGGAGGATCTTGACGACTTACTAGACTTTATCAACTCGCTTGTTGAGGAAGGCGCAAACATCCTAAGAACTGAAAAAGTTTCAAGGGATGAGGAGATTGAATGGCTTTCTGGCATTTTCAAACGTTTAGAGAAGGGCGAAATTTTCTGTGTTGCCGCAGAGGTGGATGGTCGTTTAGTGGCTAATTCTGAAATCATAAAAGGAACTGGCTATTCAAGGCATGTGGGATTTATTGGCATCGCTATAAAGAAGGGGTTTAGGGGAATCGGTATAGGAACCGAAATGATGAAGGTTCTGCAAGAATACGCCAGAAAAGTGGGCTTGAAGGTTTTAGCTCTGTCAGTTTTTGCAAACAACCAACATGCCATAAACCTCTACAAGAAGATGGGGTTCGTTGAGACCGGGCGGATTCCGAAAAGGTTTTTCAAAGACGGCGCCTACATAGACGAAATTATAATGACAAAAGTGCTTGAATAAGTTGGTGAAAATCTTGGCAGGCTTTAAGGTTTACAATACCACTTACACATTTTCCACAAAAGGCGAAATAGAATTTATAGACTTAACCGACAAGGTTCAAGAGGCGGTTTCCCGCTCCGGCGTAAAAAACGGCATAGTACATGTTTTCGCTCCTCATGCAACTGGAATTCTAATCTTAACTGAAAGCGAGTATGGCCTCTTAAATGACATTAAGGCTTTGCTTGAAAAACTGGTTCCAAAAGGCGCCAGTTATATGCATCCTTCAAATGCCCATTCCCATTTAAGGTCTGTTTTGCTTCCTCCAGACAAGACTCTGCCTGTTGTTGATGGTAGGGTGGAGTTTGGGACATGGCAATCTCTCGTGTTTGTTGAGACAGACGTGCACCCAAGAAGAAGAACAGTAATTGTTCAGGTGATTGGTGAAACAGGCGAATAAAAGCGCACAAATCAGTCACAGGTGATGGCTTTCACTGTTTCTTTTCAATTAGCTTTTTGAGTTCTTCTATGCGTTTTGTTAGTTCTGCGAGTTCTGCTTCCAGTTCTTTCTTATAGTCTTGTAAGGCTCTCAGTTCCTCCGCCGGGTCGGTTGGGTAGTAGTATGGGGTTCTCGCCCACGCTGGGGGCCATGGGTGTCTTGGACACCACCATCCTCTAGGCCAGTACCATCCTCTTCGCATATGCTTTCGCCCCTTTCTATTTCGTGATATATCCCGAAATAAACAAGTATTTATATTTTGTGATACATCCCATAAAATATGCAACACCAATGGCGAAAACGCCACAGACACGGCAAAATCGGGAGACCACCAAAACCAGTGACAACGACAACAACAAACCTCCCGGAAAAGTTTGAGCCAACCCCCAAGAGGAACGTAGAACCAATTTTCCTAGAACCAGCAGAGATAGAAGCCCTAAAACTTGTGGAATTGGAGAAGCTAACTTTCGATGAAGCCGCCGCAAGAATGAAAGTTTCAAGAAACACTGTCTGGAGACTGGCTGAAAAGGCAAGAGAAAAACTCGCCAGGGCTATTGTCGAAAGCAGAGAAATCCTCATACAACACGAATAACAAACTTCGTGGAGCAACCAACATCGTCAGTATATTATTTTTCAAAGAATTTTTAATAAATTATCATGCATTCTCCAAAGGAACAATTTATTTTTTCATGTTTTTGCATAAAATTCATATTTCGTAAAATTTACGCATAAAAGAAAAAGGGGAAACATTGTTTTCTATATCGTGTTAAATTCAAGAAAATCTTACAAAACATGCCGGCATGTTTTCTGAAGCATGTCACTGCGTGAATTGGCGATGCGGAAAACTTCTTGAACGTACCTTTCTTCATGTATATTTAAGGTTCGTTTCTTTTCGAGTTTCCGAAACATTTTATAGGGGCTTTTATGTCTAAAATTACGAGTGCTCGTAAAATTTGGGTGAAACTCGGGTTGACTTTAGAGCTTTCCCATGAGGCTGAGGAGTATATAGAAGCCATCTACAAGCTTCAGAAGAGGAGCGGAGTTGCCAGAACAAAGGAGCTAGCCGAGGAACTGAACGTTGTGCCTGGCTCTATAACGAATACTATTGCACATCTGGAGAAGCATGGACTTGTGGAGCACACGCCATATCGGGGCGTGAGGCTCACCGCAGAAGGAGAGAAGCTTGCCCTAACCATTATTAGGAGGCATAGGCTTGCCGAGAGGCTTCTCACAGACATTTTGGAGGCTGAGTGGAGCGACGTCCACGAAAGCGCCTGCAAGCTTGAACACGCATTAACAGAGGATGTGCTATCCCTCCTGGAAAGGAGGCTTGGCTATCCAAAATTTTGCCCGCATGGAAATCCCATACCCACGGAAAGGGGCGAAGTTAGTGATGTTGAATGTTTTCCATTAACATCAGTCGCTGTAAACCAGACGTACACCATCGCCAAAATCATTAATGAAAAGAGGGAAGTACTGCTCGCGTTGGTTGCTAAGGGAATAAAGCCCAATGTTCCAGTTCACATAGTTAAGGTGAGGCGGAAGGACATCGTTTTTCGCGTTGCCGGAAAAGAGCAGACGATAAGCCACAAAGAAGCTGAAAGCATCTGGGTTAAAACCACAGAGGTGAAAACAGAAAATGTTCAAGAATAGGCGGAACCCCCAAAAACAAGGCGAGTCGAAAAACGAGGGAGAATTATACGCCCTAACAGACCTTGCTGAGGGCGAGAAAGGTATAATAGTCAAGGCTGTGGGAGGCTTTGGTCTTGTTAGAAGACTTGCTGAGATGGGTTTAACACCGGGGGTTGAGGTTAAACTTTTGAGGAAGGGGTCTTTCGGCGGACCTGTCGAAGTCGAGGTTAGGGGTGTAGCCCTAGCACTTGGACGGGGAGTAGCCTCAAGAGTTCTGATTAAACCAGTCAAGGATGAGCCTCATGACTAAGCAACTGCGAGTGGCGCTTGCAGGAAACGCCAACGTCGGAAAAAGCGCCATATTCAACCAGCTCACGGGCTTAAATCAAGTTGTTGGAAACTGGCCCGGCAAAACTGTGGAACGCGCGGAGGGAACCCTACATTTTAAGGGCTACACTATACGTGTTATTGATTTGCCCGGCATATATTCGCTTTCAACTTTTTCTATCGAGGAGATTGTTTCGCGGGATTATATTGCCGTTGAAAAGCCAGACATCATAGTTAATGTTGTTGACGCTTCAGCCTTAGAACGGAACCTCTACTTTACGTTGCAGCTTTTAGAACTTGAAGCGCCAGTGGTGATGGCACTAAATCAGGTGGACTACGCGGCTAAAAAGGGCATACGCATAAACGCTGAAAGGCTCTCGGAGATTTTAGGCGTTCCAGTCGTCCCAACAGTGGCAATCACTGGAAGTGGAATAAACGAGCTTCTAACAACAGTTATTGCGGTGGCAAGCGGCGAAAAGAGGCTTCAACCCTTAAAGGTTAGGTTTGGAGCTGAGGTCGAGAAGCGGGTTCACAGGCTCCAAAAAATTGTGGAGGCTTATGTTCCACAAATTTGCGAAGTTTACCCGGCAAGGTGGATTGCCACAAAGCTTCTGGAAAGGGACAGCGACGTGGCTGGTAAACTAAAAAACTGTAAAGGTGGAGCAGAAGTCTTAGAGTATGCCGAAAAGCTTGCAGCCGAACTGGAAAAACTACATGGTGAGCCCTCCCCGGTCATATTAGCCTCTGAAAGGTATTCCATTGCAAGCAAAATAGCGAAAGAAGTCACCATTGAAGAGGCGCCTCCAAGGATAAGCCTTGAACAAAAACTTGACGCCATAACAACGCACAAAGTCCTCGGATATCCCATTTTGGTAGGCGTTGTTATGGCAATGTTCTCGCTAATCTTTATTGGTGGAAGCCTTTTCTCCGGAATTTTAGAGTCCATCCTCGGCGGCATCACACTATACATTGAGGAGGTTTTGGCTTTTCTGCCATCAGCCGCCAGAAGCCTCATCACCAACGGGTTTTTTGGCGGAATAGTGGCTGGAATAACCATAGCCCTGCCATACATTGTTCCCTTCTACATAATTCTAGCCCTCCTTGAAGATAGCGGCTATTTGCCGAGAGCAGCCTTCCTAATGGACAATTTGATGCACAAAATAGGCTTGCATGGAAAGGCTTTCATACCCCTAATTTTGGGTTACGGCTGCAGCGTCCCAGCGTGCATAGGCTGCAGAATAATGGAAACCCAGCGGGAACGCCTCCTAGCAGCCTTTGTAGTGACGCTTATTCCATGCGCCGCAAGAACCGTCGTCATTCTAGGACTTGTGGGCAGATTTGTCGGATTACACGCCGCGCTAGCCATCTACATCTTCGACCTAATCCTCATCTTTATCCTTGGCAGAATAGCCTTCAAAGTGTTGCCAGGGGAACCCGTCGGCTTAATAATGGAAATGCCCCCGTACAAAAAGCCTTCACTAAAAAATGTCCTAACCAAAACATGGAACAGAACAAAAGACTTTGCCTACATAGCCTTCCCAATAATTGTGGCTGGAAGCCTAACAATAACAGCCCTAAACATCACAGACTTCATTAACTACATAACCGCTGGGGCACAACCACTAATAAGCGGCTGGCTTGGACTTCCAGTGGAGGCCGGAATCCCGCTGATTTTCGGCGTTCTACGCAAAGAACTAGCCCTAATCCTTCTATCACAGCTAATCCCCCTTGAGTCGCTTTCAGCCCTACAAATGATTGTATTCACCCTAGTCATAATGGTTTATATTCCATGCATAGCCACAATCGCCGCCCTAATAAGAGAATTCGGATGGCGAAAAGCTCTAGCAATAACTTTCACAGATATCGCCCTAGCCCTATTTTTAGGAGGAATAGCCTACAGAATCTTGCTAATATTTATGCCTTCATAACGATGTTGGAAGCGCCGGGGGTGGGATTTGAACCCACGCGGCCCTTTCGGGCCACAGGCTTAGTGGCATTTTGACGTTTAGGCGGTTTGTCTCCAGGCCTGCTCCCTACCTGACTAGGAGACCCCGGCTTATTTTGCGCTAATATTGTAATGCTTATTTATTTGTCTTATAATTATCCCTTTTCCGGTGTTTCCTTTGAAGTTTAGCGGGAAATATTTGAGAAATGTTTTATTTGGATTTTTTATGTCGCTTGGTATGTCTTTCGCTATGTCCTTGGTTCTTACATTAATCAATTTGGGTCTTGTTCCAGATTTTCCGATGAGGTGGTTTAGAGCCTTTTTAATTGGTTTTGCCGTGAGTTTTCCAGCTTCCTTAGTTATCATTCCAGCTGTGAGGAGAATTGTGGATAGGTTGGTCAGATGAGGAAGGCATTATTTTTTCTCGGCCATTAGTACTCGGTAGCCGCTTTCCCTTGCCAGTATTGTGCAGTTGCCAAAGGCCTCTTCAAAGATTTGTTGGAGCCTTTTTCCGCCGATTTTTGACTTTACAACCATTTGGATTGTAGCCTTTTTAGTCATGTGTTTTGGGGCTTCTGTTATTATGGCTTTTACCGTGGCTAGTCCGGCGCTTACGGGTGGGTTTGATAGTATACAGTTAAAAAGCATGTCTTTGACCGGCTGGTATAGGTTTCCTTTTCTTACTTCGGCGTTGTAAACATGGTTTAGTCTAATGTTTTGTCTTGCAAGTCTTAGGGCTCTCTCATTTACGTCCACCATGACCACGTGAAGTTTCGGGTTGAGTTTTGCGGCTGCAATTCCAACAGCCCCATAGCCGCATCCCATGTCCAAGACATAGCCAGTTTCTGGGAGAACCATAGCCTCTATTAATAGTCTTGTGCCCAAGTCCACACGCTTTTTTGAGAAAACTCCGGAGGCTGTTAGAAACTTGAAGGGCATCCCCCTTAACCTTGTTTGGATTATTCCAAACCGCGGCTTCGATTTTGGCTTTGGCGCAAAATAGTGGTCGGTTTGGCTGCTTTTGCCGTTGGGCATTATATTTCGCCGCTTTTCCAACATTTTGGATAAGTTCCCCGAGGCATTAAAACCCTTTTAACTTTAGCGACTACGCCGTGTTCCATGTTTAGGATTTCCTCTGTGGATGCTTCAGCCACTGCCAAGGCTACCGCCTCACCTTTTAGCGTGAATATCGCCACTACAGATCCAGC
This window harbors:
- a CDS encoding secondary thiamine-phosphate synthase enzyme YjbQ is translated as MKILAGFKVYNTTYTFSTKGEIEFIDLTDKVQEAVSRSGVKNGIVHVFAPHATGILILTESEYGLLNDIKALLEKLVPKGASYMHPSNAHSHLRSVLLPPDKTLPVVDGRVEFGTWQSLVFVETDVHPRRRTVIVQVIGETGE
- a CDS encoding DUF5320 domain-containing protein; the encoded protein is MRRGWYWPRGWWCPRHPWPPAWARTPYYYPTDPAEELRALQDYKKELEAELAELTKRIEELKKLIEKKQ
- a CDS encoding DUF134 domain-containing protein, with the protein product MQHQWRKRHRHGKIGRPPKPVTTTTTNLPEKFEPTPKRNVEPIFLEPAEIEALKLVELEKLTFDEAAARMKVSRNTVWRLAEKAREKLARAIVESREILIQHE
- a CDS encoding metal-dependent transcriptional regulator, with amino-acid sequence MSKITSARKIWVKLGLTLELSHEAEEYIEAIYKLQKRSGVARTKELAEELNVVPGSITNTIAHLEKHGLVEHTPYRGVRLTAEGEKLALTIIRRHRLAERLLTDILEAEWSDVHESACKLEHALTEDVLSLLERRLGYPKFCPHGNPIPTERGEVSDVECFPLTSVAVNQTYTIAKIINEKREVLLALVAKGIKPNVPVHIVKVRRKDIVFRVAGKEQTISHKEAESIWVKTTEVKTENVQE
- a CDS encoding FeoA family protein; the protein is MFKNRRNPQKQGESKNEGELYALTDLAEGEKGIIVKAVGGFGLVRRLAEMGLTPGVEVKLLRKGSFGGPVEVEVRGVALALGRGVASRVLIKPVKDEPHD
- the feoB gene encoding ferrous iron transport protein B, with amino-acid sequence MTKQLRVALAGNANVGKSAIFNQLTGLNQVVGNWPGKTVERAEGTLHFKGYTIRVIDLPGIYSLSTFSIEEIVSRDYIAVEKPDIIVNVVDASALERNLYFTLQLLELEAPVVMALNQVDYAAKKGIRINAERLSEILGVPVVPTVAITGSGINELLTTVIAVASGEKRLQPLKVRFGAEVEKRVHRLQKIVEAYVPQICEVYPARWIATKLLERDSDVAGKLKNCKGGAEVLEYAEKLAAELEKLHGEPSPVILASERYSIASKIAKEVTIEEAPPRISLEQKLDAITTHKVLGYPILVGVVMAMFSLIFIGGSLFSGILESILGGITLYIEEVLAFLPSAARSLITNGFFGGIVAGITIALPYIVPFYIILALLEDSGYLPRAAFLMDNLMHKIGLHGKAFIPLILGYGCSVPACIGCRIMETQRERLLAAFVVTLIPCAARTVVILGLVGRFVGLHAALAIYIFDLILIFILGRIAFKVLPGEPVGLIMEMPPYKKPSLKNVLTKTWNRTKDFAYIAFPIIVAGSLTITALNITDFINYITAGAQPLISGWLGLPVEAGIPLIFGVLRKELALILLSQLIPLESLSALQMIVFTLVIMVYIPCIATIAALIREFGWRKALAITFTDIALALFLGGIAYRILLIFMPS
- a CDS encoding DUF2798 domain-containing protein; this translates as MSLVLTLINLGLVPDFPMRWFRAFLIGFAVSFPASLVIIPAVRRIVDRLVR
- a CDS encoding class I SAM-dependent methyltransferase; the encoded protein is MPNGKSSQTDHYFAPKPKSKPRFGIIQTRLRGMPFKFLTASGVFSKKRVDLGTRLLIEAMVLPETGYVLDMGCGYGAVGIAAAKLNPKLHVVMVDVNERALRLARQNIRLNHVYNAEVRKGNLYQPVKDMLFNCILSNPPVSAGLATVKAIITEAPKHMTKKATIQMVVKSKIGGKRLQQIFEEAFGNCTILARESGYRVLMAEKK